The sequence CAACCATCGGTGTCGGACGCTTGTCGGCAAGCGGTACCCTTGAACGTCAGTGGTCTGTTACAGGGTCTATTTTTACCGATCTGACAGTGGCGCCGGATGGCAAGCTTTACCTCACGAGTCTCGATAACAAGGTGACGATAGTAGACCCAACCACGAACCAGATTCGCTCGTGGGGAGCGGCGAGTCGATATCGCGACATCGTGGGGATGGTCGTCGTTTCCGCGACAGGTGTCCTGATAGCGAACCGCGATCCGGCTCTTATTGCCCGGCTAGATAACCGGCAAATCACCCATTTGCAGCTTGACCCACCACCGCAAAAGATTATTGACATAACCCGAAGTCTGGATGGATGGATTTACATCCTCGATCAGTTGAGTCTCACATCAGGGAGGGTGTATCAATTAGACGCCAACGGTGTGCAACGTTCTTCATTTGCTTTCACTAACGTTACTGCCGGTGCTATTGCAGTCGCAGCGAACGGAACAATCTTCCTGACCGATAGGCAAAATGGGAAGGTGGTCTCATTCCTGCCAAACGGTCAACGTCAGACTGAATGGGGGGAGGATCGGATCTTACTGCCGGTGGATCTGGCGATTGATACCAATGGCTATGTCTACGTTGCCGATGCCGGTCTCAATAACTTTAGTCGGATTCACAAATTCACGGCTAATGGGAATCATGCCGGTACGTTGGCAATCACGATCGATCCGCTAGCCGATGATGTGTTGCATGTCTTCGGGAGCAATGTGTATGTGTACAATGCGAGTACGCTGCACGTCCGTCCAGACACCTTAGCGAATAGTCCGGCAGCCACGATTGATCTTGAAGGGCCGGTCAGAGGATTGGACATCGCTACGAATGGCAACATCTACGCTTTCAACCCGAATACGAAACAGGTGCTCATCTTCCGACCGATGCGCTACACTCAACCGATAGCAACCATTACGCATGTGAATTTGTCTAGTCTGGAGGGTAGCGACACGCTGATCGTTCGGGGTATGGCGCAAGACAGTGATGAGAGTGACAGCATTGTCGAGTGGCGCTGGACTTCTGACCGGGATGGTATGATCGGTAACCAACCGGTACTGGAGATCCCGGCGAACCGTCTACAGTCGGGGATGCACAGGATCAGATTGTCAGTGCGCGATGATGAAAATGAATGGGCAACATCTGAAATCATTTCGGTGTCTGTAGCTCCCCAGCCGCAATCGCTACCAGCATGGACGATACTGCTGTACCTCAATGCAGATGACCATAACCATGAAAGTGGTCAAAACTTCTTGGCCTCCTACAATCGGGCATTGGAAGAGTTGCGATCGCTTGCATCTCGTAATCCGACGATTCGTGTTGCTGCACTTGTCGATGGTCCAGGCTCGAACGACACGTATCGCGTGCTCATACCGGGTCAAACAGAGTATTTTGCCGAGCGGCAGATGGATGATCCGGCCACACTCAGAAGCTTCCTGCGTTGGGGGCAAAGTCAATTTCCAGCCCGGCACTACTATCTGGCAATTGCCGATCATGGACAAGGTGTGCAGGGTATTTCCTGGGATTCGACCAGTGATCTCATTGATGATGGGGTGCGTAATAAAAGTGCTTTTCTGACTATCAAAGAGCTTGGCGAGGTACTTAACACGGAAGATATTTTTCCGATTGATGTCATTCATCTCGATGCCTGTTCGATGGGTCTCCTAGAGGTTGCCTACGAGCTTCGCCCCCGCAGTGAGGTTCCGCCTCGTTCCCGGTTCTTAATCAGCTCGCAATACCTGGGATGGTCATTCTTTGCCTATGAAGATTACTTTGCCAACATCAGTGCCAACACCACACCTGAAACGGTGGCACGAACAGTAGTCGAGAGGTACGCCGTTCGATCAAGTTCTTTCGCAGTCCCGTTTACCATTACCGCTCTTGATTTAGGGCGCGTTCCTACAGTTGCGCAGGCAGTGAGCAGATTGGCGCGCGAGCTGGCAGCATACGCGAACAATAGTGTGGTGCAACAAAATCACCTCAATGATATTCGCAACCGTAGTGTCCATATCGAGAGTAATGGCAATCGTATCAACGATCCCGAAGATGCATACCTTGATTTGCTAAGCTGGGTACGAATCATCCGCAATGAAATCCAGGATCAGGCGATCCGGCAACGAGCGACTGAACTGATCGATGAATTGACCGGTACCCAATCGTTTATCCTTCCCGATGGTCACCGTGCTGGAAGTGGTCTTCTCACTAGTGATGAGTCTGGTGCTCCCTACGTAGAGATGACGAACGTTAACGGGATTTCGATTTTCTACCC comes from Chloroflexus sp. Y-396-1 and encodes:
- a CDS encoding clostripain-related cysteine peptidase, yielding MKTYRYPTSRVALIVMVFAILVSFHSPVHSTSLTTPPMSVSDLSDEPPVPLPRGCGGVTPPGGSMVTCCLNGRVYVDGEAVAGADVIITSPRGNSFSTVTSVTSVASGSPYYELNLNSAPLNIQPGETITITVRFGQRERTLTYTTQPGSQQVDIVLPRRHGSDYVSIQSFPLRDEPGRFDGASGIAVSANGTVVVVEQAGHQVQVFDNTGNPVRQWGRYGRDEGQFNRPARVVIDPTQNIYILDVGNRRIQKFDQRGNLVTVWSLCPNVDQCPLANDIALTPDGDIAVVYDRGVAFFAATGKLRRQWPTALNGVGIAVDRDSNVYITEGFGRIHKFTINGSSNGHIQTSLSYIQNITVDHDNKLWVTDPTIGVGRLSASGTLERQWSVTGSIFTDLTVAPDGKLYLTSLDNKVTIVDPTTNQIRSWGAASRYRDIVGMVVVSATGVLIANRDPALIARLDNRQITHLQLDPPPQKIIDITRSLDGWIYILDQLSLTSGRVYQLDANGVQRSSFAFTNVTAGAIAVAANGTIFLTDRQNGKVVSFLPNGQRQTEWGEDRILLPVDLAIDTNGYVYVADAGLNNFSRIHKFTANGNHAGTLAITIDPLADDVLHVFGSNVYVYNASTLHVRPDTLANSPAATIDLEGPVRGLDIATNGNIYAFNPNTKQVLIFRPMRYTQPIATITHVNLSSLEGSDTLIVRGMAQDSDESDSIVEWRWTSDRDGMIGNQPVLEIPANRLQSGMHRIRLSVRDDENEWATSEIISVSVAPQPQSLPAWTILLYLNADDHNHESGQNFLASYNRALEELRSLASRNPTIRVAALVDGPGSNDTYRVLIPGQTEYFAERQMDDPATLRSFLRWGQSQFPARHYYLAIADHGQGVQGISWDSTSDLIDDGVRNKSAFLTIKELGEVLNTEDIFPIDVIHLDACSMGLLEVAYELRPRSEVPPRSRFLISSQYLGWSFFAYEDYFANISANTTPETVARTVVERYAVRSSSFAVPFTITALDLGRVPTVAQAVSRLARELAAYANNSVVQQNHLNDIRNRSVHIESNGNRINDPEDAYLDLLSWVRIIRNEIQDQAIRQRATELIDELTGTQSFILPDGHRAGSGLLTSDESGAPYVEMTNVNGISIFYPHRKGVVFNSYTQHRLFQFTRDTAWHEFLTAGIVPLNPGLEPDERLGPLSMLPVFYNVYVPAVIR